A genome region from Nitrospira sp. includes the following:
- a CDS encoding formylglycine-generating enzyme family protein, with amino-acid sequence MRLAPVRLLTLCLFLIIGYQPFALGAPLVDDMVLVPAGEFRMGASEESGGLPDERPLRLVYLSAFWLDRYEVTNAAYQEFVQATGHQAPANSAPALTLWERNVPLPGIEAHPVVNVSWLDAVAFCRWANKRLPTEAEWEKAARGTDGRTYPWGNEWTFEHSNSASYWARHTVQFADSTEWDAFWVKGVGAAISKEKGLKGEILTLPVGSFLGGASPYGALDMAGNAAEWVQDWYNPNYYRAAPLTDPQGPERGAIKAMRGGSWLKPAISLRTTDRDWGTMDSRPSGTGFRCARDAY; translated from the coding sequence ATGAGACTGGCTCCTGTGCGGCTTCTGACACTCTGCCTCTTTCTGATCATCGGCTATCAGCCATTCGCTCTCGGGGCGCCTCTGGTTGACGACATGGTGCTCGTCCCGGCTGGTGAGTTTCGGATGGGGGCGAGCGAGGAAAGCGGGGGCCTTCCGGATGAGCGCCCGCTACGACTCGTCTACCTCAGTGCATTCTGGCTCGATCGCTACGAGGTAACTAACGCCGCCTATCAAGAATTCGTACAGGCCACCGGGCATCAGGCACCTGCCAACTCCGCCCCGGCCTTGACGTTGTGGGAGCGCAACGTCCCTCTGCCCGGCATCGAGGCACATCCCGTCGTCAATGTCAGTTGGTTGGATGCCGTCGCCTTCTGCCGCTGGGCGAACAAACGTTTGCCGACTGAAGCGGAATGGGAAAAAGCGGCACGGGGAACAGACGGGCGCACCTACCCCTGGGGCAACGAATGGACCTTCGAGCACAGCAACAGTGCGAGCTACTGGGCCCGTCACACGGTGCAGTTCGCCGATAGCACGGAGTGGGACGCGTTCTGGGTTAAAGGTGTCGGCGCAGCGATCTCGAAGGAGAAGGGACTCAAGGGCGAAATCCTAACCTTGCCGGTGGGCAGTTTTCTGGGCGGCGCCAGCCCCTATGGAGCCTTGGATATGGCGGGTAACGCTGCCGAATGGGTGCAGGACTGGTACAACCCCAACTACTACCGCGCGGCGCCGCTCACCGATCCACAGGGTCCTGAACGCGGGGCCATCAAGGCCATGCGCGGAGGTTCCTGGCTCAAACCGGCAATCAGCCTCCGCACGACCGACCGCGACTGGGGAACGATGGATAGCCGTCCGTCGGGAACCGGGTTCCGTTGTGCCCGAGATGCCTACTGA
- a CDS encoding iron-containing redox enzyme family protein gives MTHKRLTRTKFLEQLLAIMDRKHHWAWPIIMGPGISKTQLKLHYQQEFLVYVRDFPVLLARVHGQNPPPDVRRMLAENIYEEDTGGLSFGRSHPELFNEMMRGLGFDGETFRKAKLLPASMRYRRWLEKVTASRDWVVGAAALAVFVEGSIKDRQEIQAPSKPKTEAEIEAYIDAHPLIRHHGIGRQHMDLIRAHQKVEAGHRQDAYTMVVNYAETRSQQNAVLACVTKGLALWMAYRDSIAKACKLKKA, from the coding sequence ATTTCTCGAGCAGCTGTTGGCGATTATGGACCGCAAACACCACTGGGCCTGGCCGATCATCATGGGACCGGGAATCTCAAAAACCCAGCTAAAACTCCATTATCAACAGGAGTTCCTGGTCTACGTTCGCGACTTCCCTGTCCTGCTCGCCCGCGTACATGGGCAGAACCCGCCTCCCGACGTGCGACGCATGTTAGCCGAGAATATTTATGAGGAAGATACCGGCGGACTCTCCTTCGGCCGCTCCCATCCGGAACTCTTCAACGAGATGATGCGCGGTCTGGGCTTCGACGGTGAGACGTTTCGCAAAGCAAAACTCCTCCCGGCCAGTATGCGGTATCGGAGGTGGCTGGAAAAGGTCACGGCCAGTCGCGACTGGGTGGTGGGCGCAGCCGCCCTCGCCGTGTTTGTCGAGGGCAGTATCAAGGACCGGCAGGAGATCCAGGCTCCATCCAAGCCGAAAACCGAGGCCGAGATTGAAGCCTATATCGACGCCCATCCCCTGATTCGTCACCATGGGATCGGCCGACAGCATATGGATTTGATTCGCGCCCACCAGAAGGTGGAGGCAGGTCATCGACAGGATGCGTATACCATGGTCGTCAATTACGCCGAGACCCGAAGCCAACAAAACGCCGTGCTGGCCTGCGTGACCAAAGGCCTCGCCTTGTGGATGGCCTACCGCGACAGCATTGCCAAAGCCTGCAAGCTGAAGAAGGCCTAA
- a CDS encoding response regulator, with product MSILIIDDFQEERDLLHTILQSAGFGPLLPVGTAREGLQLLGVGKRGKQTSGIDLVLMDLEMPEIDGLEACQRIRMEESLQGLPIIVITAHTESKDIQAAYTAGATDYIRKPVIPAELIARVANALSLKQEIDARKLREQELLERTKELDHAFEQMTTLHGTIHICAKCKRVKSDGSYWQRVEDYLRRQARTRVTEAVCETCLHQAYPHLK from the coding sequence ATGAGCATTCTGATCATCGACGACTTCCAGGAAGAGCGGGATCTGCTCCACACCATTCTGCAGAGCGCAGGATTCGGCCCGCTCCTCCCGGTCGGCACCGCGCGGGAGGGGCTGCAACTCCTCGGGGTCGGAAAACGTGGAAAGCAGACCAGTGGAATCGACTTAGTGTTGATGGACCTCGAAATGCCGGAGATCGATGGACTGGAAGCGTGTCAGCGCATCCGGATGGAGGAGTCGTTACAGGGGCTTCCTATCATCGTCATTACGGCGCATACGGAATCGAAGGATATTCAAGCCGCCTATACAGCCGGCGCCACGGACTATATTCGCAAGCCGGTCATCCCGGCTGAGCTGATCGCCCGGGTGGCCAATGCGCTCAGCTTGAAACAGGAAATCGATGCCAGAAAACTTCGCGAGCAGGAACTCCTGGAGCGGACCAAAGAACTCGACCATGCCTTCGAGCAGATGACCACGCTCCATGGTACGATCCACATCTGCGCCAAGTGCAAACGTGTGAAGAGCGACGGTTCCTATTGGCAACGCGTGGAAGACTACCTACGCCGGCAGGCCCGCACCAGAGTCACCGAGGCCGTCTGCGAGACCTGTCTGCATCAGGCCTATCCTCACCTGAAGTAA
- a CDS encoding response regulator yields MRLHTRSFTTTGILVLLTVLIFLIELTSEFRLATWLPYLLLPIPVSRLYPRHMFLYAVGVWSLLIAAGGLAPLPADEATNVLAGRAIGLLGLWILTYQLERQPAGCRLGERSHFTVPGSTLRQVPESASQPAQPVLPPAPETQNARMLLVDDSIESHTLMGFYLRNTPYDLELASNGEQAVESFQAGRFDIVLIDLHLPGMDGFTATRTMREWEASQKRPPTPIVALTASSAADMQAQSLAAGCTEFLTKPITKAQLFTTLRKYRLPAPACDTTAAHTQKSSEVAERIDDELRRRRPAFLANRRKDLTLMQTALIQEDYETIRTTGHRMRGLAGSFGFADIGALGQRLEQAARSKDHQAIRRELDGLATILAGVDQAA; encoded by the coding sequence ATGAGACTCCACACCCGCAGCTTCACGACGACCGGCATCCTCGTCCTGCTGACAGTCCTCATTTTCCTCATCGAACTGACATCTGAATTCAGGCTGGCCACCTGGCTTCCGTATTTATTGCTACCTATTCCGGTTTCGCGCCTCTATCCACGACACATGTTCCTATATGCCGTGGGAGTATGGTCGCTGTTGATTGCGGCCGGAGGCCTCGCACCACTCCCAGCCGACGAAGCGACGAACGTGCTGGCCGGTCGCGCGATCGGTCTCCTTGGTCTATGGATCCTCACCTATCAGCTCGAGCGACAGCCGGCCGGCTGTCGCCTGGGCGAGAGGAGTCACTTCACAGTACCGGGATCGACACTTCGCCAGGTGCCGGAGTCTGCCTCCCAACCGGCGCAGCCGGTCCTGCCGCCTGCGCCGGAAACACAGAACGCCCGCATGTTACTGGTCGACGATTCCATTGAATCGCACACACTGATGGGATTCTATCTCCGGAATACGCCGTACGACCTGGAGCTCGCATCGAATGGCGAGCAAGCCGTCGAGAGTTTCCAGGCAGGTCGATTCGACATCGTCCTCATCGACCTGCACCTGCCCGGAATGGACGGCTTCACCGCCACCCGCACGATGCGCGAATGGGAAGCCTCTCAGAAGCGCCCCCCGACCCCGATCGTGGCACTGACCGCGAGCAGTGCTGCTGACATGCAGGCACAGAGCCTGGCGGCTGGCTGCACGGAATTCCTGACTAAACCCATTACCAAGGCACAATTGTTCACCACCTTGCGTAAATACCGCCTGCCTGCTCCGGCGTGCGACACAACGGCAGCGCACACTCAGAAGTCTTCCGAGGTGGCAGAGCGCATCGACGACGAACTCCGGCGACGCCGGCCGGCCTTTCTCGCCAATCGCCGCAAGGATCTCACCCTGATGCAGACCGCCCTGATTCAGGAAGACTATGAGACGATTCGAACCACTGGACACCGCATGAGAGGCCTCGCAGGCTCATTCGGGTTTGCCGACATCGGGGCGCTCGGACAACGACTGGAACAGGCGGCTCGATCCAAGGATCATCAGGCGATTCGGCGGGAACTCGACGGACTGGCGACCATCCTCGCCGGAGTCGATCAAGCCGCCTAA